One genomic region from Mycobacterium basiliense encodes:
- a CDS encoding amidohydrolase family protein, which produces MTPAEPRVPVVDMWAPVVPSTEIIDDLRAGFPAELLSYFAVFSKQAISAEVFSDYVATRRCSDEHILQSLDDAAITRSLITGFDEKSTCGVTFVNNTPVAALAARHPERFIPFAGADIMAGSSAVDEFECWVLEHGFRGLSLRPFMIGRPASDPAYSPFYAKCIELGVPLSIHTSANWTRTRPSDLGHPRHIDDVACRFPELTILMSHGGYPWVLEACLIAWKHPNVYLELAAHRPKYFASTGTGWEPLMRFGQTTIRDKVIYGSGGFLFNRPYAQLCDEMRALPVRREVLEDWLWRNATRLLRLDE; this is translated from the coding sequence ATGACCCCGGCCGAGCCACGGGTGCCCGTCGTCGATATGTGGGCGCCGGTGGTGCCATCCACCGAGATCATCGACGACCTGCGGGCTGGCTTTCCCGCCGAACTTTTGTCGTACTTTGCAGTCTTTAGCAAACAAGCCATCAGCGCCGAGGTGTTTAGCGACTATGTAGCGACGCGACGCTGCAGCGACGAGCACATACTTCAGTCCCTCGACGACGCCGCCATCACCCGGAGTTTGATCACGGGGTTCGACGAAAAGTCGACGTGCGGAGTCACTTTCGTGAACAACACCCCGGTGGCCGCACTGGCGGCGCGCCATCCCGAGCGATTCATACCGTTCGCCGGCGCCGACATCATGGCCGGCAGCTCGGCCGTCGACGAGTTCGAATGTTGGGTGCTAGAACACGGTTTCCGCGGTCTAAGCCTGCGCCCTTTCATGATTGGGCGCCCCGCATCCGATCCGGCCTACTCCCCCTTCTACGCCAAGTGCATCGAACTGGGTGTCCCACTTTCCATCCACACGTCGGCCAATTGGACTCGGACTCGGCCCAGCGATCTGGGTCACCCACGCCACATCGACGATGTCGCGTGCCGGTTTCCCGAGCTGACGATTCTGATGAGTCACGGCGGCTATCCCTGGGTGCTCGAGGCATGCCTGATCGCGTGGAAACATCCCAATGTCTACCTGGAGCTGGCCGCACACCGTCCCAAGTACTTTGCGTCGACGGGCACCGGATGGGAACCGCTGATGCGTTTCGGGCAGACGACCATCCGCGACAAAGTCATCTACGGCAGCGGCGGGTTTCTCTTTAACCGTCCCTACGCCCAACTATGCGACGAGATGCGCGCGCTGCCGGTCCGGCGCGAAGTCCTCGAGGACTGGTTGTGGCGCAACGCCACTCGGCTGCTGCGGCTCGATGAGTAA
- a CDS encoding PE family protein, with product MSYVVAAPHVLAATAGDLAAIGSTMQSANAAAAVPTAAVLPAGGDNVSMLIAALFGAHAQAYQALSARAELFHDRFVQALQAGAGSYANAEAANASPLETVLGAVGMSSENRAGGSPIGNGVLGGGKNGGAGGLGGIGQTVANGWNADAVGSGVLGGPHDAGQLGGNAGPVGPGGAGPTGPGGGGSAQHLTQSNAVGATDNGAALGAGVQHGGVGASAGDTAPTQHSSASGGVVTDNGGGSDGVGVGVGVAGDAGTGGLAGPGDAGAAGATSWWGGHGPVVAASHGGPGMGYGTTPWVGAPWAGGAIADSGVSGGLGEVGTPAAPAAVSAAASVPATQAPALHPANPLHPSNSAQHGDPGRRVEAQRDAPTLFLPLTSLRGLRQKLKKRSGLRAQSGRLRDSADNESRRPWGRDELLSALGLRPPGHE from the coding sequence CCGCACGTGTTGGCGGCAACGGCCGGGGATCTCGCCGCGATCGGTTCGACGATGCAGTCAGCCAATGCCGCCGCTGCGGTCCCGACGGCGGCGGTGTTGCCCGCCGGCGGTGACAACGTGTCGATGCTGATCGCGGCGCTGTTTGGCGCCCACGCGCAGGCTTATCAGGCCCTTAGCGCCCGAGCGGAGCTGTTTCACGACCGGTTCGTGCAGGCCCTGCAGGCGGGTGCGGGCTCCTACGCCAATGCGGAGGCCGCCAACGCCTCACCGCTGGAGACGGTGCTGGGCGCGGTAGGCATGTCGAGTGAGAATCGGGCCGGTGGTTCACCAATCGGCAACGGCGTGCTGGGCGGCGGGAAGAACGGCGGCGCCGGCGGCCTTGGCGGAATCGGTCAAACCGTCGCAAACGGCTGGAACGCGGACGCGGTCGGTAGTGGCGTGCTCGGCGGGCCACATGACGCTGGCCAGCTCGGCGGCAACGCCGGACCGGTCGGCCCTGGCGGTGCCGGCCCGACCGGACCGGGCGGTGGTGGTTCCGCTCAGCACCTCACCCAATCCAACGCTGTTGGCGCCACCGACAACGGCGCCGCGCTCGGTGCCGGCGTTCAGCACGGTGGTGTCGGGGCCTCGGCCGGCGATACCGCGCCCACCCAGCACAGCAGCGCCAGCGGCGGGGTGGTCACTGACAACGGTGGCGGTAGTGACGGCGTCGGCGTCGGCGTCGGCGTCGCCGGCGATGCCGGTACCGGCGGCCTGGCTGGCCCGGGGGATGCCGGTGCCGCGGGTGCCACCAGCTGGTGGGGCGGCCACGGCCCCGTCGTCGCTGCTAGCCACGGCGGCCCGGGCATGGGCTACGGGACGACCCCGTGGGTCGGCGCACCTTGGGCGGGCGGCGCGATCGCAGATTCCGGTGTCAGCGGCGGCCTGGGTGAGGTTGGGACACCGGCGGCACCGGCGGCCGTCTCGGCGGCGGCCTCAGTACCTGCGACTCAGGCCCCGGCGTTGCACCCGGCTAACCCGCTGCACCCCAGCAACTCTGCGCAGCACGGAGACCCCGGGCGCCGGGTTGAGGCCCAGCGTGACGCCCCGACACTGTTCCTTCCACTGACCAGTCTTCGAGGGTTGCGCCAAAAGCTGAAGAAGCGGTCCGGGTTGCGGGCTCAAAGTGGACGGCTCAGAGACTCCGCCGATAACGAAAGTCGTCGGCCGTGGGGGCGTGACGAGCTGCTGAGCGCCCTTGGTCTTCGACCGCCCGGACACGAATGA